In the genome of bacterium, the window GGCGATCTGCCTGTAGATCGGCTCGATGCTTCGGTGCGCCGGATACTCATCGCGAAAAGCTGGTGCGATCTCCATGAGGAGCGTCTTGTCGATGTCAACGAACTTCACCACCGTATCGGAACAGCCGCCGGCATCAAAAACGGTGCTCACCAGTTAATCCGGTCTTCGATCACGCTTATAAAAAACGAGGGCGATATTCTCCCCCTGCAGGCTCAGGAAAAACCGAAAATTCTCAGCATTCTTTACTACGATCACCCACTCGGAGACATCGGGGCTGTTTTTCAGGATGAGATGCGCCGTCGTGCTGCCATCACCCACCGCGAGTTTTACGCCGAAGGTATCCCTGACGAATCGGGGAATATCCAGACGTTAACCATCCCGTGTGACAGCGACCCCCGTTTCGAGGAGGAAGCCCTTCAAAAGGCTCAGGGTTATGATGTTGTCGTGTGCGCGCTGGTATACCGTATCATCATGCGCCGCGGAACCCCGAATCTCCGTCCCCGCGCCGAGGCTTTCATGCGCCGTCTCACCGCGCTCCCTGTTCCCGTTGTCACGGTATCTTTCGGAGCGCCGTATGTGATCAGACAGATGCCCGATACGACAGCATTCGTGGCGGCTTACATGTATTCGCCCCTTGTCCAGCAGGCGGCTGTCGAAGCCCTCTTCGGCGAGATTCCGTTCGTGGGTAAACTGCCGGTGCGGCTTCCGTAATACCAAGTTGCGTTCGAACAGGTAACATAGTTAACGTAGTGATTCTAATAGATGCTGAAGCAAGTTCAGCATGACGGCGTTAATGTCACCCTGAATTTATTTCAGGGTCTATTGTAAACTTTATTACTTCACTGACTGCAACTTGATATAAATCATGTTTTATCAACAATATCTATTTCACAATATCATTGTTTTCATAAGCACCCTGCCGGGCACAAAAAAATCCCCCGCTCGTTAATGTCGGGGGATTTTTCTGATTCTATCGATAACATATTTCACTTCATCGCTTTAACTTCCTCTATGCTGTAGGAAGCGTCGCCGTGAATCTGCTTCCATGCGCCGTCCTGAAGAACCTTGACGACGGTGACACGTGGATTCATCTTGCCCGGCTTGCCGTTGTTGTCGACAAAATCGTTATCGACATAGTAGGTGACGACAGCGGCTGTCCCGTCCGGCGATACTTTGATTTTGAGGCCGTTAATCTTGAAATCGACCTTCGACATGGAAGCCATGGCCGATTCATACCAGGCTTTAACTCCATTCGGGCCCTCCCATCCCTCGACGCGGTCACGGACAGCGGGACCCCAGATGGTGATATCGGGATCATGCGACCACATTTCGCTGATGGCGGCAAAATCTTTGTTTGACCATGCCTGAGCATACGCCATCTGCTGCTGGGTAAGTAAATCCACGATCGCCTGGATGTCTACCTGTTTTGGCGCCGGTGTCTGGGCCGGTTGCTGATGATGGCAGCTGACAGCAGTTATAAGCATGAGTGCGAGCACAATTAAAAGCAGGTTTCTCATGATGTGAACCTCTCCTTCATGGTGTAAATGTTTAAAAAATAATGACAAAGTTCAGCGGCAAGCTGAAACGACTCCGCTGGAGTGCCTTGTTGAGCACTGTCCTTTGTAGATTTGATAAGGTTACTGCTCAATTTCTTTAGTAAGACTGTCTGTATATCTCGAAAAAGACTTTATCAGCGTAAACCCATTGAACATGAATTTTACCCGCCTTCCGTTTCGGCAGGCATTATAGCCCTGATTGCGGTAATAAGATCGGGAATGTTATATTTTGCAACGTTCCAGACCATTTCATGCCTGACTTCGCCGTATTCATGAATAAGGATATTTCGTTGGCCGATGATGGACCGCCAGGGAATTTCGGAATGTATCTCTTTCAATTCATCTGAAATGTGACGCGCCGCTTCACCGATAATCTCGATATAACGTTCGACGGCGCCCCGTAAAAGACGGTCCGTCAGGTAATCCTTTACGGTCTTACCCCGGATGAAATCCTGTATCGCCATTGAGGCATCAAGCATGTCCCAAAGATAGGCCTTGTCTTTCTCTTCAGACAGCATATATCACTTCCCGCGTAGAGAGAATCTCCTTTCGACGATATGGATTACGAAGTCCCTCTTTTTCAATCAGGTCAACTTCACGACCGGTTATAGCCGTCAGCTCATCGTGCATGGTCACCATGTCCCAGAGACTCCAGGGTGCCTCTGGCTTAAAACTGACGAGAAAATCCATGTCGCTGTTCGGGCCGAAATCATCTCTAAGGGACGAACCGAAAAGTGATAACTCCCTTATACGCCATCTGAGGCAGAATTCCACCAGGGCATCTCTATCCAAATTCACGTTCTGAGTCAAAATTTAATTTCCGTTTAAGAGGGCTGTGAAAAAGTATCTTTTTCACTCGCCCTATGACGAAATGTGTTGTTTTGTTGCTGTCAAGGGCATGTAAATAGGCACTTCGTACTGACCCTTGACAGCTTATATCCACGTAATGATGTTTATCACAAAGCTTTTTAAGCAGCTCATTCGATGCAATATTTTCAGTCAATAATAATTCGCCGCCCATGTTGTCCAAAGTCTTGCAGGGAGTACCCTTTTCTTCTCTGTTATAAATTTGTATAAACCCCGCAATTATTTTTAAAGTGAGCCTGACTGTATTTCATAAGTATATATAAACCGTAACAGCCACTATTTTCACAAATTTATGATTATTGACGAAAACTGTCAAGGTATTTTTGGCGTCGGAGGTCCTATACACTTCTTCTTTTCAACAGTACATGATCTTCAATAGTGATGTTTCCTTTTACAAAGAAAAATGATGCGAACCGGCGAATCCGATTGTCCTTAACTTTATGATTCATTATGTTGCATGTCATGCTGAAATACTGTCTGTTGTCCGGGAGTCGAAGAAATGGATGACGAGGTTGTCGATACCCGGAGTTACCGGGTTGCGGTTGATAGTTGAATAAATGATATTTCAAATTCGGTACTTTTTATAAACGGAGGTTATGAATGGAAAGAAGACAGATGTTGGGAACGCTGTTCGGTCTCGGCGGATATGTATTGACAGATTCGACCGTTCAGGCGGCTCAGAAGGGCAAGCCGGTATTCGGTCACACCGATCCCTCGAAGTACACAGGCATTACTGCTGCGCACGGCGGCGCGGGAACGCTTCCTTTCATGGAACTGCTCACCCATGAAACGTTCGACACCAATTTTCTCTTTGTCCACAGAGCGGAACTGCCACCGAAAACCGGTATAGGTGAGCACAACCACCGTCACATGGAAGAGATGTACTTCATCTTCAACGGCACAGCCCAGTTCACCGTAAACGGCCGCACCGCCGAGCTTCCCGGGGGCTGCTGCGTGCTGTGCCCTCTGGGCGGTTCGCATGGCATCTACAATAACTCAGACGAGACCATCCAGTGGCTCAATGTGGCGGTAAGCATGGTCAAAGGGCAAGGGGATGCCGTCGACTATAAGGACGATCTGAGCACGGCAAAGGTTGAATCTCCCCCGCCTTTCCTCTGGGCGCCCATCGACAAGAGGCTGCTCAAACCCGCCGCTCATGCTCATGGGGGTAAAGGTTCAATCCCGTTCAAGCGTCTCTGGTGGAACGATTCGTTCAAAACACCCTGGGAATTCGTGGATCATTGTGTTCTTCCCCCGGATACATCGATCGGGTATCATCAGCATAATGCCATCGAGGAAATATATTATCTCGTTTCGGGTCACGGCAGGATGACGGTGAACGATGTGACATGGGATGTCGGCCCCGGTGATGCGGTACCCTGCACGCTCCATGATTCGCACGGTCTTTACAATAACGGCAGCGAGGATATCCTGCTTATCGTGAATTCCTGTGGTTCGAAGGGTAAGGGAGTTTATGATGTCAACAACTGGGGAGATGACCTGTCTTCCAGATAGGGGTCCAAAGACATAAACAGGGGGAACTGTATGAAACCGTCAAGGATAGTGATTATTGCCGTACTGTGTGCAGGCGCGTATTTTTTTGCATCGGACAGCGCCCGTACCGAGCAGAAGGGTAAACCGGTATACGGCCGCACCGATCCTTCTCAATATGACAATGTACCCGACTGCCACAAGGGAGCGGGAACGATCAGGCTGAAATCGATTCTCAGCCACGAGCTGTTCGAGACGAACTTACTTGCAGTATCGCGGGCTGAAATTCCCCCCAGGTGCAGCATCGGCGAGCACATCCACCGTCACATGGAGGAGATATTCATCATCCTCAACGCGCCCGCCCAGTTTACGGTGAACGGTCGAACCGCGCTTCTGCCTGCCCGCTCGATGGTTGTCTGTCCCAGGGGGTCATCGCATGGTATATACAATCCGACCGATCAGACGCTTCAATGGCTGTATTTTGCGGTGTCCGAGGTTAAAGGCAAGGGTGATGCGATCGACTATGGCGATGACCTGTCAAACGCGCAGATCGAGTCTCCGCCGCCATTCGAATGGACGCTTCTCGACAGGAGTCTCCTCGCGCCCGCCGCCAACGCGCATAAAGGCAAGGGAACGATACTCTTCCGCCGGATGTATAACAAGGATTCGTTCAAGACCAACTGGGAGTTCATCGACCACTGCATTCTCCCGCCGGGGACATCGATCGGCTACCACCAGCACAACATGATCGAGGAAGTCTATTACATCGTTTCCGGCAAAGGACGCGCCACGGTGAACGATGTGACCTGGGATGTCGGCCCCGGCGACGCGATACCCTGCACGCTCCACGATTCACACGGCCTCTACAACAACGGGACGGAAGATATCGAGCTCATCGTGTGTTCGTGCGCGGTGGAGAAGGGGAAACGTGACACGAACAACTGGGGAGATGACCTCAGTAACCGTTAGGAGGGCTGTGAAAAAGTATATTTATCACGAGCCCCATGACGAAATGTGTTGTTTCGGTGCTGTCAAGGGCATGTAAATCGGCACTTTGTGCCGACCCTTGACAGCTTATATCCACACTTTCAGACATTATCACAAGACTTTTAGCATTCAATTCCGGAACGGTTATCGGGCTGTCATGACTTTCAATCCCTCAACAAGCGGGGGATATTCGGTCGGTTTTTTATTATCGCTTCCCCATGTTGTGAACAGGTGGCCGAGCATCTTTGAGTTGTTCTGCTCGATGCTATATTGAATGAGCTTCTGCGAGGCATCGACCTTGTTCCAGCTTGCCGGGAGAACCCGGAAGCCTTTAATCAGGAATTCCTGTATCGAAGGGTATGAATCCCGTGCTTCATAATGCCACGGGCACAGGATGATATCTTTGGGAACCATATTGAGGGCGGGAGCCGTCCCGTTCTCGGATGCTTCCCATTTACCGAAATTGTACTTGGTGCCGTCGATGAAGCGGTCGGCCCACATGAGCATTTCCACTCCGCGCTGTTTTACCAGAAAGTTATGGTAATCGTTCACTGCCTTGGCGAAGAGTTTCGCCGGGTCTTTCCCTTTTGTCGAAGGTGACTTGTCGGAACCTATCAGAAAAATCTCATCCATTCCGACATGAAGCGCATCGGCTCCGAAAGCATCGATTATCTCGCCCATGAGGCTGAAAATAATGGGATTGAGGTCGGGATTGGTCATGTCCCATTCACGGCAGTACAGGCCCTCGTTGTTCGGGAACGCGCCCGGAGTGAGGTCGAACTGCGGGTACTTGATCAGGAGCGGGAACGTGGTTTTTGTCCATGACTGGTGCCCGAGGCACTGAAACTGGGGTATGAGACGTATATTGTATTGTCTGCAGAGCGCGGCAAACTTTCCCGCACCTTCTTTGGTGATGACGCTGCCGGGCATTCTCAGTTCCGGGTGTTTTTCAAAAGCGAAGTGATAATCCACCTCGAGAACCAGGACATTGAGCCCCATTTCCGCGAGCGCCGGAATACTGTTTCCAAGCGCTTCGAGGTCAGCGTCCGTGTTGTAGTTCAACAGATGCAGCGCCCGCCATGTTTCACCCTTTTGGGGGCCGACAGTGGTTTTATGCATGGATGCACACCCTGCGATAAATCCGCAGAGAGCAATCGCGCAGAGAACTTTTAACAGTTTCATTCGGAGCCTCCCTCAATTTGTCCGGTTCATACCGATTCGCACGTCAATTCCCCTTTAAACAGAGTGAAAATCCAGTATAGTGGAAAAAAAGCTGTCAAAAGCCGGAACATAATGCCTGTTTATATGCTTTTGAAAGTAGTCATGCCATATACTTCCCCCCGGTTATTGTTTCGGGGATCGTATTTTTTCCTTTTAAAAGCTGACTGGTAATGGTACTGAAAGAGAATGTTTTTATGGATTTCTTTTTATGTTTTGTATATTTTCAATATAATATACCAGAATATACTGCCGTAAAGGACAAGGAAAATGATATGGGCATGCTGTTTTATGAAAAATACATTTTCTGAATACGTCTTATTCACACAAAGAAACATTTAACAAAAATAACACTTTTTAAAAAAGGATAAGCACTATGGATATGACTCCCGTTTTCTCAAACGATGGACTCGTACGGAAGCTTAAAAGCGACAAGCTCAATGTGCTTGAATACGAGAACCGTGACCTCCTCGGGCGATCCGCCGCCGCTGCTGTTTCCGATCTCATGCGACGTGTCATCGGTGAGAAGGGACGGGTTCGAATGGTATTCGCATCGGCGATGTCACAGACGGATTTCCTGAAACATCTCAGCGAAACGCCCGATCTCGACTGGACGAAGGTGTATGCGTTTCATCTCGACGATTACCTGGATTTTCCCTCCGACCACGAGCAGTCTTTCAGCCGTTTTCTTGTCGACAGGCTCTTCAGCAAGGTCAAGGGCGCGAATTTTTTTCCCGTCAACAGCGAGTCGAAGGATCCCGAGAAAGAGTGCAAACGATACACGGCGCTCCTGAACGAAGCCCCCATCGACATCATGATACTCGGAATCGGCGAGAGCGGGCATCTTGCCTTTATCGACCCGCCGTACTGCAATTTCAGCGATCCCGAAACATTCAAGACAACCGAGCTCGATGAACAGAGCAGGCAGCAGATGATTCATGACGGCTGTTTCAATTCTATCGGCGAGGTGCCTAAAAGAGCCTATACCATGACCGTGCCCGCCTGCCTGAGCGGGCTCTTTACCATCATCATCGTCCCGACCGAACTCAAGGCAAAAACCATCAAAGCGGTTGTGGAAGGTCCGATAACGACTGAGGTTCCGGCGTCCATTCTCCAGAAGAAGGGTAACGCCTGGCTCCTCATCGACAAGGATTCGGGGAGTCTGCTTAAGAAGTAAAAATTATTCCGCGGATGAACACTGACAGACATGGATAATAAATGAAACGTTCTCAATACATTACGTGTTCATCCGCGGATTAACCTCCCGCGCGTGTTCAACGGGATGCAGTGGCGTTTTTTGTAAGATTTACATACCGTGAGAGTGTTCTCATATTCCGGATAAATGTCCGGGTTCGTATCCAGCCGTTTTTCATAACGGGACCGGTAAACTCGTAGTCGTTCTTATAACAGAATCGCGCCGAGTACATTCTGCCGTCCTCGGTCCATCGACCCTGTTCATCGAGGGCGTCTATTATTTTTCTGATATTACCCTCCATTGCCTGCGCCTGTTTCAGCGCCTGCTCTCCCGTGGGCAGCGACGGTGCATCGGGCGGTTTCTCCCAGACAGCCGAGGCCAGCTTTCCATACCGCTCGCGCTCCCGTTTTGTCGAAAAATTCTTACTGACGAAACCATATCCGCCCATCGCTTTCGAGAGATCGTAGGTTATCTTTATGGAGTCATATGACCCCGAATCTCCCTCGTACATTGCCGCCAAAGGTTTGTTTGTCCCTTCTTCAATGAATGTGCCGATGCTTCCATCCGGCATTATTGCGCTGTCGAGCCAGTCGAGAGCTTTCGGTATCGGTTCGAGATAGCGGCGGTCACCGGTTATTTCATAGGTGTCCATGAGCATGTTTACGTTAGCGGTTGTTGCCGAAGGGGTGAGCGAGGGTGGCTCGAGAATCCGTCCCCATGCAAGCTTCAGGTCATGGGTGTACTGAAGTCCCCAACCGTACTGGGGGCCTGCATGCTGGCTGACAATAATGAAATCGGCACCGTGCATGGCGGCTTCGAGGTATTTCTTGTTTGCGAGAATCTTGTAGGCATTGAGCAGAAGATCGATATTGTTCTGAATGACATCGTCGTTGAATGTGTAATACGTGTCATAGCCGGTTCCGATGAAGGGATATCGCTGTGACCATCCGCCGAGAGGCAGCTGCGCCTCCAGGACAAAATTGAGAGCCTTTTCAAGCGGTCCGAGATAGACCGGGTCCGATGTTATGTCATAAAGCCTGAGGAGAAGCATTGTCGGGCCTGAGGTAACAGCGTCGTCGAATGTGGCGTTCCCGTCGAAATGAGAAAATTCGTTGAAATCGGGATGATTCCCTTCATGTT includes:
- a CDS encoding DUF86 domain-containing protein, encoding MLSEEKDKAYLWDMLDASMAIQDFIRGKTVKDYLTDRLLRGAVERYIEIIGEAARHISDELKEIHSEIPWRSIIGQRNILIHEYGEVRHEMVWNVAKYNIPDLITAIRAIMPAETEGG
- a CDS encoding family 20 glycosylhydrolase, giving the protein MKLLKVLCAIALCGFIAGCASMHKTTVGPQKGETWRALHLLNYNTDADLEALGNSIPALAEMGLNVLVLEVDYHFAFEKHPELRMPGSVITKEGAGKFAALCRQYNIRLIPQFQCLGHQSWTKTTFPLLIKYPQFDLTPGAFPNNEGLYCREWDMTNPDLNPIIFSLMGEIIDAFGADALHVGMDEIFLIGSDKSPSTKGKDPAKLFAKAVNDYHNFLVKQRGVEMLMWADRFIDGTKYNFGKWEASENGTAPALNMVPKDIILCPWHYEARDSYPSIQEFLIKGFRVLPASWNKVDASQKLIQYSIEQNNSKMLGHLFTTWGSDNKKPTEYPPLVEGLKVMTAR
- a CDS encoding cupin domain-containing protein: MERRQMLGTLFGLGGYVLTDSTVQAAQKGKPVFGHTDPSKYTGITAAHGGAGTLPFMELLTHETFDTNFLFVHRAELPPKTGIGEHNHRHMEEMYFIFNGTAQFTVNGRTAELPGGCCVLCPLGGSHGIYNNSDETIQWLNVAVSMVKGQGDAVDYKDDLSTAKVESPPPFLWAPIDKRLLKPAAHAHGGKGSIPFKRLWWNDSFKTPWEFVDHCVLPPDTSIGYHQHNAIEEIYYLVSGHGRMTVNDVTWDVGPGDAVPCTLHDSHGLYNNGSEDILLIVNSCGSKGKGVYDVNNWGDDLSSR
- a CDS encoding nucleotidyltransferase domain-containing protein, giving the protein MNLDRDALVEFCLRWRIRELSLFGSSLRDDFGPNSDMDFLVSFKPEAPWSLWDMVTMHDELTAITGREVDLIEKEGLRNPYRRKEILSTREVIYAV
- a CDS encoding 6-phosphogluconolactonase; translation: MDMTPVFSNDGLVRKLKSDKLNVLEYENRDLLGRSAAAAVSDLMRRVIGEKGRVRMVFASAMSQTDFLKHLSETPDLDWTKVYAFHLDDYLDFPSDHEQSFSRFLVDRLFSKVKGANFFPVNSESKDPEKECKRYTALLNEAPIDIMILGIGESGHLAFIDPPYCNFSDPETFKTTELDEQSRQQMIHDGCFNSIGEVPKRAYTMTVPACLSGLFTIIIVPTELKAKTIKAVVEGPITTEVPASILQKKGNAWLLIDKDSGSLLKK
- a CDS encoding pectate lyase is translated as MKTGVSAVLCVAVLGLCLCSFPMHASAQATLEKQAVEAMKKAAQFYYGKVSTKGGYLFEYTVDMKYRYGEMPARESQIWVQDPATPGVGQIYLDAYEATGDMFYLEAADAAARALIRGQLDCGGWNYLIDFKAGSIDDWYKHEGNHPDFNEFSHFDGNATFDDAVTSGPTMLLLRLYDITSDPVYLGPLEKALNFVLEAQLPLGGWSQRYPFIGTGYDTYYTFNDDVIQNNIDLLLNAYKILANKKYLEAAMHGADFIIVSQHAGPQYGWGLQYTHDLKLAWGRILEPPSLTPSATTANVNMLMDTYEITGDRRYLEPIPKALDWLDSAIMPDGSIGTFIEEGTNKPLAAMYEGDSGSYDSIKITYDLSKAMGGYGFVSKNFSTKRERERYGKLASAVWEKPPDAPSLPTGEQALKQAQAMEGNIRKIIDALDEQGRWTEDGRMYSARFCYKNDYEFTGPVMKNGWIRTRTFIRNMRTLSRYVNLTKNATASR
- a CDS encoding cupin domain-containing protein, with protein sequence MKPSRIVIIAVLCAGAYFFASDSARTEQKGKPVYGRTDPSQYDNVPDCHKGAGTIRLKSILSHELFETNLLAVSRAEIPPRCSIGEHIHRHMEEIFIILNAPAQFTVNGRTALLPARSMVVCPRGSSHGIYNPTDQTLQWLYFAVSEVKGKGDAIDYGDDLSNAQIESPPPFEWTLLDRSLLAPAANAHKGKGTILFRRMYNKDSFKTNWEFIDHCILPPGTSIGYHQHNMIEEVYYIVSGKGRATVNDVTWDVGPGDAIPCTLHDSHGLYNNGTEDIELIVCSCAVEKGKRDTNNWGDDLSNR
- a CDS encoding nuclear transport factor 2 family protein, with translation MRNLLLIVLALMLITAVSCHHQQPAQTPAPKQVDIQAIVDLLTQQQMAYAQAWSNKDFAAISEMWSHDPDITIWGPAVRDRVEGWEGPNGVKAWYESAMASMSKVDFKINGLKIKVSPDGTAAVVTYYVDNDFVDNNGKPGKMNPRVTVVKVLQDGAWKQIHGDASYSIEEVKAMK